Sequence from the Bacillus sp. es.036 genome:
TACTAGCGGGCAACTCTTTCTTTCTTGAACAAGGAATGTTAGCGGTTCTACTAGCCGTTCCATGGTTACTTACAACCATTTTAATTGCGCTTTATGGATTCACGCGCCTCTTGCAAACATGGAAAAAAAGCACGATTTTTGATGTGTTAATCCAACTTGGATTGATGTACATTTGCATCGGTGGACTCTGGCTTATTTTGCATCGTTCAGGTATGCAAATTCTTCATTTTAGCGATGTTATCGTACTGCTTACATCCATTCATTTTCATTATGCGGCATTTATTACACCGATCACGATGGCGTTCATTGGAAAACGTCTGCTTGCAAAAGCTCCAAACTTAAAACCCTGGTTTAAACTGATCGCCATCCTTGTCTTATTTGGCCCACCGTTTATCGCAGCAGGAATTACGCTTTCAGATTCATTACCTATTCTTGAGTTTATTTCAGTCGTTGAATTTGTTACGCCGCTGATTGTTTTTTCAATCCTTTGCCTCGTCTACTTAGTGCCAACACTTGAGTATTCGGTGCAAATGCTGTTGTCAATTTCATTCGCTTCTCTCCTGTTTTCAATGAGCTCCGCGATGATCTATGGATTTGCTCATATTAATGAAACGGTGATTCTCGGCATCCCTTTAATGGTCTTTTTTCATGGTTTTGTGAATACATTCGGCTTTTCACTCTTTGGACTGCTAGGCGTAACAGCGATGCAGGAGACGAAGCAAATCAAAAAAACCAGCCTCTCGTTGTAGAATGTGAGAAGCTGGTTTTTCGCCTATTTTATATTTTTTAAGGCGCCTGCAACCTTTGCAACGCGTGCACCAAGGCGGGAAGCCATCGTTCGTTCAGCTTCAACTGGCGTTCTTGAACCATCGCCACCCGCAAGAGTTGAAGCGGCATAAGGAGAGCCTCCAATCCCATCTGTTGTTAGCTGCTCAGGATTCTCGCCATATGGCAGCCCAACATAGATCAAACCAAAGTGCATAAGCGGAACAAATGTTGTGAGTGCTGTCGTTTCTTGTCCCCCATGAATCGAAGCGGTACTTGTAACAACCGCCGTCGCTTTCCCTTCTAATTCACCATTCATCCAAAGTGATCCCGCTGAATCAAGGTATTGTTTCATTTGAGCAGGCATGGAACCATAGCGAGTTGGGACTCCCCAGATAATCCCGTCAGCCCAGCGTAAATCATCAAGCGTCGCTTCAGAAATACTGTTTTGTGCTTCTTGTGCTTCAACGTAAGGTGGTTGATCCGACATCGCTTGTTTCACGACATCAAATTCTGGTATCTTCACGATTTTCACTTCTACATCTCCAGCGCCTTTTGCACCTTCAGCTACTGACTGAACCATTTCGTAAATATGACCATACGCGCTGTAATACGGAATTAAAATCTTTGTACTCATTTTTCCACTCCTTTTCACTCGGATCGTTTTGTTCGCCATTTACTTTGAATTCACTTATCTCTACTTCGAGATATACCCTTCTCTTCTTAATTCAAACATTTAAAAGGGTAAAAATGGATAAAAAAAGAGAAGCTTTTACAGCTCCTCCGCGTAATGACCCAATTTTTTCAGTAATGTAATAGCCGTTTCTTTCTCTTGTTCGTCCAATCCGGCAAAAATGGATTGTACTTGTTTCTCATGGTTAGGGAAAATACGATCCATTAACTTTTTACCTTCATCTGTGATAACGGCATGTGTAATCCGACGATCGTTCGGGCATGGATTACGCGTTAAGTACCCTTTTCCTTCAAGTTTATCGACCACATACGTAATGCTTCCACTTGCGAGTAAAATTTTCTCACCAATTTGTTGTAATGGCTGATTACCTTTGTGATAAAGCAATTCGAGAACAGCAAATTCCGTTGGATTCAGTCCATAGCTTTGAATATCTGTTTTAATATGATCGGTAACAGAGCGATTCGATCTAGCCAGGACAATGAATAGCTTTAGTGAAAGCTCACGATCTTTTTCATTCATAACGTTCACCCTTAACTTCTAATATCTTGAATTCGAGATAATTATACTTAATTCCAATTCCTTCTGTCAACTCTTTCAAAAAAGAAGGTACTATTTTTCATTAACAGAGTGAATATGATCGAGCAGCTGTTGAAATCCTGTTAGTGCTTTCTTGAATTCTTCTTTCGATAAGCCACTATTTGCCGCCATCGCGTCAGGAATAA
This genomic interval carries:
- a CDS encoding YndJ family protein, coding for MKTSSFAGLFIWIAFVVTKLITTPIDTLQYVMILLMFAYLVLVPLTLNLVPQKKNVFYHHATRLQLVSAVLAGNSFFLEQGMLAVLLAVPWLLTTILIALYGFTRLLQTWKKSTIFDVLIQLGLMYICIGGLWLILHRSGMQILHFSDVIVLLTSIHFHYAAFITPITMAFIGKRLLAKAPNLKPWFKLIAILVLFGPPFIAAGITLSDSLPILEFISVVEFVTPLIVFSILCLVYLVPTLEYSVQMLLSISFASLLFSMSSAMIYGFAHINETVILGIPLMVFFHGFVNTFGFSLFGLLGVTAMQETKQIKKTSLSL
- the wrbA gene encoding NAD(P)H:quinone oxidoreductase, giving the protein MSTKILIPYYSAYGHIYEMVQSVAEGAKGAGDVEVKIVKIPEFDVVKQAMSDQPPYVEAQEAQNSISEATLDDLRWADGIIWGVPTRYGSMPAQMKQYLDSAGSLWMNGELEGKATAVVTSTASIHGGQETTALTTFVPLMHFGLIYVGLPYGENPEQLTTDGIGGSPYAASTLAGGDGSRTPVEAERTMASRLGARVAKVAGALKNIK
- a CDS encoding MarR family winged helix-turn-helix transcriptional regulator, with protein sequence MNVMNEKDRELSLKLFIVLARSNRSVTDHIKTDIQSYGLNPTEFAVLELLYHKGNQPLQQIGEKILLASGSITYVVDKLEGKGYLTRNPCPNDRRITHAVITDEGKKLMDRIFPNHEKQVQSIFAGLDEQEKETAITLLKKLGHYAEEL